In Arthrobacter ramosus, one DNA window encodes the following:
- a CDS encoding DUF2254 domain-containing protein, which yields MRRDAVREYLASALWAMPTCAVVLAIIAGAGLSAVQLDAASPLAVLLFQGTSDDARNLLIGIASTMVTVIAVVLGLTVVALQLASTQFSPRLLRNFLRDIPNQVTLSAFVATFAYSTAGLYTVGIAAGQRTQEYPRLAVSGALLLLFVSMVMLVFFAHHLSHSIQVDQVMKGVEKATLKVIERSFVPGNPGIRMPNPPPGATALLVPQSGYIQAFHVEAFVAVLASRGLTARMVPMIGRHVVAGSPLAWVWDTSGAAARPLVPDGGTELRRALAQSVRIGYERTLEQDVAFGIRQLADVASKALSPAINDPYTANQAVDHLSSILAALSLRQHGPQAVADAQGTIRLHVPARDFAYLMDLALGQVRRYGANEPRVVRALLRACRNLVWFGDAAHHAVVRQYVEILMSDVARLVAQPADREPLLAEAAAVLKAFDVVDGTSEAAT from the coding sequence GTGAGGCGTGATGCCGTTCGGGAGTATCTGGCGAGTGCCCTGTGGGCGATGCCGACGTGCGCCGTCGTCCTCGCAATCATCGCGGGTGCGGGGCTCTCCGCAGTGCAGCTCGACGCCGCGTCTCCCCTCGCCGTCCTCCTCTTCCAAGGGACATCCGACGACGCGCGGAACCTGCTCATCGGGATCGCCAGCACGATGGTCACGGTCATCGCCGTCGTCCTCGGACTCACCGTCGTGGCACTGCAGCTCGCGTCGACGCAGTTCAGCCCGCGGCTGCTCCGGAACTTCCTCCGCGACATCCCCAACCAGGTAACGCTCAGCGCCTTCGTGGCCACGTTCGCATACAGCACGGCGGGCCTCTACACCGTCGGCATCGCCGCCGGACAGCGCACCCAGGAATACCCTCGCCTCGCTGTGAGCGGCGCACTCCTGCTGCTCTTCGTGAGCATGGTCATGCTCGTCTTCTTCGCCCACCATCTGTCCCATTCGATCCAGGTGGACCAAGTCATGAAGGGCGTCGAGAAGGCCACGCTCAAGGTGATCGAGCGGTCCTTCGTCCCGGGTAATCCCGGAATTCGCATGCCAAACCCGCCTCCCGGCGCCACCGCTTTGCTGGTTCCGCAGTCGGGATATATTCAAGCCTTCCATGTCGAGGCGTTCGTCGCGGTGCTCGCGAGCCGGGGCCTCACTGCCCGGATGGTGCCCATGATCGGCCGACACGTCGTCGCGGGGTCCCCGCTCGCCTGGGTGTGGGACACCAGCGGCGCGGCCGCACGTCCTCTTGTGCCCGACGGCGGCACTGAACTACGCCGGGCGCTCGCACAGAGCGTGCGGATCGGTTACGAGCGGACCCTTGAGCAGGACGTCGCCTTCGGGATCCGGCAACTCGCCGACGTCGCGTCAAAGGCTCTCTCGCCTGCCATCAACGACCCCTACACCGCGAACCAGGCGGTGGACCATCTCAGCTCGATCCTCGCGGCCCTCTCACTCCGGCAGCACGGACCGCAGGCCGTCGCGGACGCGCAGGGCACGATAAGACTGCACGTACCGGCCCGCGATTTCGCCTATCTCATGGATCTGGCCCTCGGACAGGTGCGGCGGTACGGCGCGAACGAACCTCGCGTCGTCAGGGCCTTGCTGCGCGCGTGCCGTAATCTCGTGTGGTTCGGCGACGCGGCCCACCACGCCGTCGTGCGGCAGTACGTCGAGATCCTCATGAGCGACGTGGCCCGGCTCGTGGCCCAGCCGGCCGATCGCGAACCCCTTCTCGCGGAGGCGGCGGCGGTACTCAAGGCGTTCGACGTCGTGGACGGCACGAGCGAGGCCGCCACCTAG
- a CDS encoding ester cyclase — translation MTDGTGLIGRFYKEIIEGGNLDLIDELATDDLVDHEEALPGQPPGKEGVRFFVTAIRAAFPDIKVKTMEPWLTDGNLEACHVILTGTHRGDMAGVPASGNSVEFGGTDIIRVEDGKVAEHWGSTDTMSLMQQIGAIPQ, via the coding sequence ATGACTGATGGCACTGGACTGATCGGGCGTTTTTACAAAGAAATCATCGAGGGTGGAAATCTCGATCTCATTGACGAACTGGCGACGGACGACCTGGTCGATCACGAAGAGGCTCTCCCCGGGCAACCGCCTGGGAAGGAAGGCGTTCGGTTCTTCGTCACCGCCATCCGGGCGGCGTTCCCGGACATCAAGGTCAAGACGATGGAGCCGTGGCTGACTGACGGAAACTTGGAGGCGTGCCACGTGATTCTGACTGGGACGCACCGCGGGGACATGGCGGGCGTTCCGGCGTCGGGCAACAGCGTCGAATTCGGAGGGACTGACATCATCCGCGTCGAGGACGGCAAGGTGGCTGAGCACTGGGGATCCACTGACACAATGAGCCTCATGCAGCAGATCGGTGCGATTCCGCAATAG
- a CDS encoding DUF2182 domain-containing protein, which translates to MKAMRATAFRMDPREAGLVAVLLVLAAVSWIVSAVQTSGMDMGRWTDPGPLGFFLTTWVVMLAAMMFPSVAPMVVAYARITHHRRETGRYAPPGSTAVFVAGYLISWTIFGLAAYALYATVASLIPGVFSSDPGGRYLAAGVIFVAAVYQLTPAKNVSLMKCRTPMDFILRRIRYGRFGALRLGLEHGAWCVACCWALMVALFALGVMSVGWMAVVGAFIALEKMLPWRRLAKRSVAVALALIAVAIAFAPGMTPGVGM; encoded by the coding sequence ATGAAAGCCATGCGTGCCACAGCGTTCAGGATGGATCCACGCGAGGCCGGCTTGGTTGCGGTTCTGCTCGTCCTCGCGGCCGTGAGCTGGATCGTTTCTGCGGTGCAAACGTCCGGGATGGATATGGGGCGTTGGACGGATCCGGGACCGCTCGGCTTCTTCCTCACTACTTGGGTAGTGATGCTGGCGGCGATGATGTTTCCGTCCGTGGCGCCCATGGTGGTTGCTTACGCCAGGATCACCCACCACCGTCGGGAGACAGGACGTTATGCCCCGCCGGGTTCGACGGCAGTGTTCGTTGCCGGCTACCTGATCTCGTGGACGATCTTCGGCCTCGCTGCCTATGCGCTCTACGCAACAGTCGCGTCCCTCATCCCCGGTGTGTTTTCCTCCGATCCGGGCGGTCGTTACTTAGCAGCTGGAGTGATTTTTGTGGCGGCCGTATACCAGCTCACGCCGGCCAAGAACGTCTCCCTCATGAAATGCCGGACGCCCATGGACTTCATCCTGCGGCGCATCCGCTACGGACGTTTTGGCGCGCTGCGCCTTGGACTCGAGCACGGCGCATGGTGCGTTGCCTGCTGCTGGGCGCTGATGGTGGCACTCTTCGCGCTCGGCGTGATGAGTGTCGGCTGGATGGCTGTGGTGGGGGCGTTCATCGCCCTGGAGAAGATGCTCCCGTGGAGACGGCTCGCTAAGCGATCGGTGGCAGTCGCACTGGCCCTGATCGCAGTGGCCATCGCCTTTGCGCCCGGGATGACGCCTGGAGTCGGGATGTAG
- a CDS encoding MFS transporter, with translation MTNKPRPGLAIAALSLGTALNPLNSSMIAVALVVLRQDFALDVATVTWVITSFYLASAAGQPLMGRLADRFGPRRLFTFGMAVVAISCVLAPFSPNFALVCVARALMAVGTATAYPCAVVMVSTLSRQANISSTRPLGRIQMANTSAAAVGPVVGGLLVSLVGWQALFAINVPISLLALIVVQRVAPPDVGRESGKLSALLRDSDIPGILAFIASLTLAMMALLNVMPAYRWWFIAVAVVLAGLFAWREFRFSPPFLDLRLLGRNRPLLLLYLGFAVFSAVYYFAFFGLPQLLQQAGKYDAGVVGLLMLPLAAMSVFMTPVTVRFIERFGVRSVMIAGVVLLALASGALGALTLSFWPPPVLVLTALMGVPYGVVSTASNQGLYVSARPEDRGVAAGIFQTCRYLGAITATVLIGVLYGPGVNQVNWGLMVLVMLGLSAVVFVLALAWRKPGVVA, from the coding sequence GTGACCAACAAACCCCGCCCCGGCCTAGCGATCGCTGCACTGAGTCTCGGGACGGCGCTGAACCCGCTGAACTCGTCGATGATCGCGGTCGCGCTCGTGGTTCTGCGCCAGGACTTTGCGCTCGACGTCGCCACGGTCACCTGGGTGATCACATCGTTTTACCTCGCCTCGGCGGCCGGCCAGCCGCTCATGGGCCGACTGGCGGACCGCTTCGGTCCGCGGAGATTGTTCACCTTCGGTATGGCGGTTGTTGCCATTTCCTGCGTTCTGGCGCCGTTCTCGCCGAACTTCGCACTGGTCTGCGTGGCCCGCGCGCTCATGGCGGTGGGGACCGCGACGGCGTACCCGTGCGCCGTCGTCATGGTCTCGACGCTCAGCCGGCAGGCCAACATCAGCTCCACCCGACCCCTGGGGCGGATACAGATGGCGAACACCTCGGCCGCTGCCGTGGGGCCCGTTGTCGGCGGCCTTCTGGTGAGCCTGGTCGGCTGGCAAGCGCTGTTTGCGATCAACGTGCCGATCTCGCTCCTGGCCCTGATTGTGGTGCAGCGGGTGGCACCGCCCGACGTCGGACGCGAAAGCGGCAAGCTCTCAGCCCTCCTGCGCGATTCCGACATTCCGGGCATCCTGGCGTTCATCGCTTCGCTGACGCTGGCGATGATGGCGCTGCTCAACGTCATGCCGGCCTACCGCTGGTGGTTCATCGCCGTCGCTGTTGTCCTGGCGGGGCTGTTCGCATGGCGCGAGTTCCGGTTCAGTCCGCCGTTCCTGGACTTGCGGCTGCTCGGCCGGAACCGGCCGCTGCTGCTGTTGTACTTGGGTTTCGCGGTGTTCAGCGCGGTCTATTATTTTGCCTTCTTTGGGCTTCCGCAGTTGCTGCAGCAGGCGGGAAAGTACGACGCCGGCGTGGTCGGCTTGCTGATGCTTCCCCTTGCTGCCATGTCGGTTTTCATGACGCCGGTGACGGTGCGGTTCATTGAGCGGTTCGGCGTGCGGTCCGTGATGATCGCCGGCGTCGTGCTTTTGGCGCTGGCTTCCGGCGCGCTTGGGGCGCTGACGTTGTCCTTCTGGCCGCCGCCCGTGCTGGTGCTGACGGCGCTGATGGGTGTCCCGTATGGCGTGGTCAGTACCGCATCGAACCAGGGCTTGTACGTGTCAGCGCGGCCGGAAGACAGGGGAGTGGCCGCCGGGATTTTTCAGACGTGCAGATACCTCGGGGCCATCACGGCGACGGTGCTCATTGGTGTGCTGTACGGTCCCGGGGTCAACCAAGTGAACTGGGGGCTCATGGTGTTGGTGATGCTGGGGCTGAGCGCGGTGGTATTTGTGCTGGCGCTGGCTTGGCGGAAGCCGGGTGTCGTGGCTTAG
- a CDS encoding cupin domain-containing protein — protein sequence MQKISIEALARQQLAAAVASSNGRAADTVYGGHEKVLRQTVMALKAGTRLSDHQNPGDATVFVLQGSLRLRSGENSWEGNPGDLLIVPDGLHSLEAEEDSTFLFTVAKSNKSPRRETP from the coding sequence ATGCAGAAAATCTCGATCGAAGCCTTGGCTCGCCAGCAGCTGGCCGCGGCCGTTGCATCCAGCAATGGCAGGGCCGCTGACACTGTGTACGGAGGGCATGAGAAAGTGCTCCGGCAGACTGTCATGGCGCTCAAGGCCGGCACACGCTTGAGTGATCATCAGAACCCGGGCGACGCCACCGTCTTTGTCCTGCAAGGTAGCCTCCGCCTGCGGTCCGGCGAGAACTCGTGGGAAGGCAATCCAGGAGATCTGCTGATCGTTCCGGACGGCCTGCATAGTCTGGAAGCGGAAGAAGATTCGACATTCCTGTTCACCGTGGCGAAATCCAACAAGAGCCCGAGGCGTGAGACGCCTTGA
- a CDS encoding TetR/AcrR family transcriptional regulator, giving the protein MRADAQRNRDRIVEVARALFRVKGFEAVSMDEVAKAAEVGPGTLYRHFPTKESLYDAVLEAWAEKVNTAVDRALTLDAPARERLLNWLTDYASMLTEHKGAAARITAALGDPGSPFAAKCQTYLGANRRVIEALDSALRPGVDAMQISRLVGGVAAVVDNSELPADAAASMLAVVADGLIAS; this is encoded by the coding sequence GTGCGCGCTGACGCTCAACGCAACCGCGATCGGATCGTGGAGGTTGCACGTGCGCTCTTCCGTGTCAAAGGCTTCGAAGCCGTTTCGATGGACGAAGTCGCCAAGGCGGCCGAGGTGGGACCAGGCACGCTCTACCGGCACTTCCCGACCAAAGAGTCGCTGTACGACGCGGTCCTCGAGGCGTGGGCAGAGAAGGTCAACACCGCCGTCGACCGGGCCCTCACCCTCGACGCCCCTGCGCGGGAGCGGTTGCTGAATTGGCTGACCGACTATGCGTCGATGCTGACCGAACACAAGGGTGCGGCTGCGCGGATTACCGCAGCGCTGGGCGACCCGGGTTCACCATTTGCAGCAAAGTGCCAGACCTACCTCGGCGCCAATCGGCGCGTCATCGAAGCGTTGGACTCCGCCTTGCGGCCTGGAGTCGATGCAATGCAGATCAGCCGGCTCGTCGGCGGCGTGGCTGCAGTTGTAGATAACAGTGAACTTCCCGCCGATGCGGCAGCATCGATGCTCGCGGTCGTCGCTGACGGACTTATCGCTTCCTGA
- a CDS encoding MFS transporter, translating to MTPTIATRAPAGIARSGSRAGSIGLWLVMLAQLMLVLDATVVNVALPHIATDLHFDRAELSWVLNGYAVAFGGLLLLGGRIGDVVGRRRTFLVGVAAFTLFSLLGGLATSPLLLVIARALQGLGAAFAAPSVLALITTSAKDDGARNRALALFSAIASMGGALGLILGGLLTDTTSWRWTLFINVPIGVVVLIAVPRLVAETPRRPGRFDILGAVTATGGAVAIVWGLIQAGDVGWSSPRTIGGLVIGAALIAVLAVTERRVAHPLLRPQLLRSPSRVAALAAMAATYGGMLAMFFLMVQYLEDDLHLTPMVTGLAFLPMPLSIFAMSRIVPRLLERFGAVRLVIFGTALRVVAFLPLTQLNTDTPFVVVLLALLGTGISAGMTFMPLTTLALRNVEPEHAGSASGLFQTMQQLGGAVGLAIVASIYAAFAIPGDFLTGGRAGFWSATILSALALAAVLGLVFKPRKTV from the coding sequence ATGACACCCACAATCGCCACTCGCGCACCGGCCGGGATCGCAAGATCCGGCAGCCGCGCCGGCAGCATTGGCCTCTGGCTGGTCATGCTGGCCCAACTCATGCTTGTCCTCGACGCGACCGTCGTGAACGTCGCGCTCCCCCACATCGCCACCGACCTCCACTTCGACCGGGCCGAGCTCAGCTGGGTCCTGAACGGCTACGCCGTCGCCTTCGGCGGCCTCCTGCTGCTCGGCGGACGGATCGGAGACGTCGTCGGCCGCCGTCGCACCTTCCTTGTGGGCGTCGCGGCCTTCACGCTCTTCTCACTGCTTGGCGGCCTGGCCACCTCGCCCCTCCTCCTCGTTATCGCACGCGCACTCCAGGGCCTCGGCGCCGCATTCGCCGCCCCGAGCGTGCTCGCGCTGATCACCACCAGCGCAAAGGACGACGGCGCGCGGAACCGGGCGCTCGCCCTGTTCTCCGCCATTGCCTCAATGGGTGGCGCGCTTGGGCTCATCCTCGGCGGGCTCCTCACCGACACCACCAGCTGGCGGTGGACCTTGTTCATCAACGTGCCGATCGGCGTCGTGGTCCTCATTGCGGTGCCGCGCCTCGTCGCGGAAACTCCCCGGCGTCCCGGTCGCTTCGACATCCTCGGAGCGGTGACCGCCACGGGCGGCGCCGTCGCCATCGTGTGGGGTCTCATCCAAGCGGGCGACGTCGGCTGGTCCAGCCCGCGCACGATCGGCGGCCTGGTTATCGGTGCCGCGCTCATCGCAGTACTCGCCGTCACCGAGCGGAGGGTGGCCCACCCATTGCTCCGCCCGCAACTGCTGCGCAGCCCAAGCCGAGTGGCCGCGCTGGCAGCGATGGCGGCCACCTACGGCGGGATGCTGGCGATGTTCTTCCTCATGGTCCAGTACCTCGAAGACGATCTGCACCTCACGCCAATGGTGACCGGACTGGCGTTCCTGCCGATGCCGCTGAGCATCTTCGCGATGTCGCGGATCGTCCCGCGGCTACTCGAGCGCTTCGGGGCCGTCCGGCTGGTCATCTTCGGCACCGCCCTTCGCGTCGTCGCCTTCTTGCCGCTGACGCAACTGAACACGGACACCCCGTTCGTCGTTGTTTTGCTTGCACTTCTGGGCACTGGAATCTCGGCCGGGATGACGTTCATGCCGCTCACGACGCTCGCGCTACGCAACGTCGAGCCCGAGCACGCCGGATCCGCCTCCGGACTTTTCCAGACAATGCAGCAGCTGGGCGGCGCCGTCGGACTGGCCATCGTGGCTTCGATCTACGCGGCCTTCGCTATCCCCGGCGATTTCCTGACCGGCGGACGGGCCGGGTTCTGGTCGGCAACCATCCTCTCCGCACTCGCGCTGGCAGCCGTCCTGGGGTTGGTCTTCAAACCCCGGAAGACTGTATGA
- a CDS encoding mycothiol transferase → MKSNELLLDAFGRIRDIVAATLAGVDEESLVRRPAGRGNSIAWLIWHLSRVEDLQLASAAGVEQVWTSQEFAGRFKLPLPERDTGYGHSSDKVDAVQAPPELLLEYYDAVHRQTVAFLKTLGDEDLDRIVDTRWDPPVTLGVRLVSTIADCLQHVGQAAYAKGLGGL, encoded by the coding sequence ATGAAATCCAACGAACTGCTCCTGGATGCCTTTGGCCGGATCCGTGACATAGTGGCCGCCACTCTTGCGGGGGTCGACGAGGAGTCTTTGGTTCGTCGGCCGGCCGGGAGGGGCAACTCGATTGCGTGGTTGATCTGGCACCTCAGCCGAGTGGAGGACCTGCAGCTCGCCTCCGCCGCCGGCGTCGAGCAGGTGTGGACTTCGCAGGAGTTTGCCGGCCGCTTCAAGCTGCCGCTGCCCGAACGCGACACCGGCTACGGCCACTCGAGCGATAAAGTCGACGCGGTTCAGGCCCCGCCGGAGCTGTTGCTCGAATACTACGACGCCGTCCACAGGCAGACGGTAGCGTTCCTGAAAACTCTCGGCGACGAGGACCTTGATCGCATCGTCGATACTCGCTGGGACCCGCCCGTCACTCTCGGGGTGCGCTTGGTCAGCACTATTGCCGATTGCCTTCAGCACGTGGGGCAGGCCGCCTACGCCAAGGGCTTAGGCGGCCTGTGA
- a CDS encoding TfoX/Sxy family protein, which yields MLPEERFNALVDAFRTSPGVSVPGEPGERGFGSNALKVHGSIFAMISGGRLVVKLPHQRVETLIGTGVGAPFDAGKGRAMREWLKVTAEDEESWLALAREAWDFVRSQRRTQ from the coding sequence ATGCTGCCTGAGGAGCGTTTTAACGCGCTGGTCGATGCATTCAGGACCAGCCCTGGTGTGAGCGTGCCGGGAGAGCCGGGGGAGCGCGGATTCGGTTCGAACGCGCTGAAGGTACACGGCTCGATTTTTGCGATGATTTCCGGGGGCAGGCTTGTTGTGAAGCTGCCACACCAGCGGGTCGAGACGCTGATCGGAACCGGAGTTGGAGCGCCGTTTGACGCCGGAAAGGGTCGTGCGATGAGGGAGTGGCTCAAGGTCACTGCCGAAGATGAGGAGTCATGGCTTGCCCTGGCACGTGAGGCCTGGGACTTCGTGAGGTCTCAGCGAAGAACTCAGTGA